The following are from one region of the Vitis riparia cultivar Riparia Gloire de Montpellier isolate 1030 chromosome 9, EGFV_Vit.rip_1.0, whole genome shotgun sequence genome:
- the LOC117922578 gene encoding shikimate O-hydroxycinnamoyltransferase-like: MGGEDFTVTVSRKEVVAAVLPVQEYWLPTSNLDLLLPPVDVGVFFCYKKPHDLTFGSMIGVLKEALAQALVSYYPFAGEVLSNSAGEPELLCNNRGVDFMEAYADVQLQNLNLYNPDESIESKLVPKKKHGVLSVQVTELKCGGVVVACTFDHRIADAYSANMFLVSWAEMAQSKPLSVLPSFRRSLLNPRRPGSYDPSLDDMYVPMSALPPPKAPQPGDDLLINRLYYVTGEQLSLLQSLATSKSNSCKRTKLESLSAFLWKMVAKSAVTENANQKICRMGTVVDGRKRLSSGDEVKAAMLASYFGNVLSIPFGKKTINELKEKPLSWVADAIHEYLEGAVTKEHFLGLIDWVEAHRPEPALAKIYSSGSRDGPAFVVSSGQRFPVSRVDFGWGMPALGSYHFPWGGEAGYVMPMPSPVRDGDWVVYMHLSVGQIEWIETQAAHIFRPLNSEYLNLSNSD; encoded by the exons ATGGGTGGTGAAGATTTCACAGTAACAGTGAGCAGGAAGGAAGTAGTGGCAGCTGTACTGCCTGTGCAGGAGTACTGGCTGCCAACGTCTAACCTGGACTTGCTTTTGCCTCCAGTAGATGTGGGCGTGTTTTTCTGTTACAAGAAGCCACATGATTTAACATTTGGGTCCATGATTGGCGTTCTGAAGGAGGCCCTGGCCCAAGCACTGGTGTCCTATTATCCATTTGCAGGGGAAGTTTTGAGTAACTCAGCGGGTGAGCCCGAGCTCCTTTGCAACAACCGTGGGGTTGATTTCATGGAAGCTTATGCGGATGTACAACTACAAAACCTCAACTTGTATAACCCTGATGAAAGCATTGAAAGCAAGCTTGTCCCTAAGAAGAAACATGGCGTTCTGTCAGTCCAg GTGACTGAGCTCAAATGTGGCGGAGTTGTGGTGGCCTGTACATTCGATCATAGGATAGCAGACGCATATTCTGCCAATATGTTTCTAGTTTCATGGGCTGAAATGGCTCAGTCCAAGCCATTATCCGTACTACCATCTTTCCGGCGCTCTCTCCTCAACCCTCGACGTCCGGGCTCCTATGATCCTTCCCTTGACGACATGTACGTCCCCATGTCAGCCTTACCTCCTCCCAAAGCTCCACAGCCTGGTGATGATCTTCTCATAAACCGCCTTTACTATGTCACAGGCGAGCAGCTCAGTCTACTCCAATCACTAGCCACCAGCAAGAGTAACTCCTGCAAGAGGACCAAACTAGAGTCTCTCAGTGCTTTTCTGTGGAAGATGGTGGCCAAAAGTGCAGTCACGGAAAACGCAAACCAAAAAATATGCAGGATGGGCACCGTGGTGGATGGAAGAAAGAGACTGAGCAGTGGAGACGAGGTTAAAGCAGCAATGTTGGCCTCTTACTTCGGAAATGTACTGTCCATACCCTTTGGTAAGAAGACAATAAATGAACTGAAAGAGAAACCATTGAGCTGGGTGGCAGATGCAATTCATGAGTACCTGGAAGGAGCAGTAACAAAGGAGCATTTCCTGGGGCTGATAGATTGGGTGGAGGCTCACCGTCCGGAGCCAGCTTTAGCGAAGATATACAGCAGTGGCAGTCGCGATGGACCAGCATTTGTGGTGTCATCAGGGCAGAGATTCCCAGTGTCAAGGGTGGATTTCGGGTGGGGTATGCCGGCTCTGGGGTCATACCATTTTCCATGGGGTGGGGAAGCTGGGTACGTGATGCCAATGCCGAGTCCTGTCAGAGATGGAGACTGGGTGGTGTACATGCACCTCTCCGTGGGGCAGATAGAGTGGATTGAGACTCAGGCTGCTCACATCTTTAGACCCTTAAATTCTGAATATCTCAACTTGAGCAACTCAGATTAG